The DNA window GATAAATCACAGTAATAATTCACTCACTAGTTAAATTCAATCAACGTACCTTGAATGTCCCAAGGCTCCATTTTATAGAGATCAATTTCAATTATCACATCGAGATCTATTTTCAAAGAGCTAATCTTTCTTTTGAGATAGTAGCCGACGAGTTCTTCTTCTGTCGGGTGGAATCGGAAGCCCGGAGGTATACATGAATATTCCATTCCTAGCACAAAGAAGCAAAGATATAGCTACTAATAAAAATGTTGTTTTTCAAGCACAAGGAAGATATTATAGatatatattttcttgtttAGGTTATTTGTGAAGTTACTTCAATTTTGAAAGACATTCCCCTTAATGAAAAAGGTCACAAAATTGAAGAGAGTGAAATTCACACAACACTGCGATATATATGTATAGTGAATTTGCCATGATTCATTTCATATGATCCATCCATTCGTGAGCATAAGGGAATGACATAAAACATATGGTCCCAAAAATGTTTTCCTACACGAGCTTGAAAAATCGAGAGCGATCCACGTAAACGAGATCATCAAATTAACTTgctgtaaaatattttttttacaaaaaaaaatagaatttcATTTACATTCTATTAATTATAGATCTTGATGATGGgcataaaatatatgtataccTTGATATTTAATGGGtacaaatatatatgtatatattggCTAGTGATTGAATTTAGACGAAGTATATAGAACACAAAAGCAGAGGCCGTAAAAATGGACTTTTTGAGAGTAATGGGCATGTTCATTTTCTTTGAGTGCATTCCACtacatgttttttttctttaatagtGGATATGGGGTTTTGCACATCCGAAATTCTTGTTCCATAATTTATGAATTGGGAAACATCATTGAACGTATAAATTAATGTATTATCTATACTTTTCTCTCAATTGATACTCAGGATTCTAGATACTTAAGTTTGAAAGTCTTGGGAATGCAAAAAAAAACCACTTTTAGGGATAAAATAATACAAGTAATAGTGTATGAGAAATCTCATAAGAGTACGAGAGATCGAAATAGCACATgttcattaaaattttaaactttttccCCCTAGCTTATTTCAAGAATAAGAAGCGATTTGCTAATTAGCTTCCATGTTAGAGCGATTTAAGGTGCTAATTAATCACTTTCTGACTAGTTTAATTACTTTAAATATAGCTCGGTAATAGGCATGGCTTTGAACTCTCCAAGTTTACCAAGAGAACGAAAAAAGAACATCCAATATTTtgatgtaaaataaataaaaacctaTGGGAGATTATCACTAAACTATTTATTCTATTGGTGAGACATCAAttgcatatatatacatatatcataGATTTAATCTTGACCCAAAAATTGTTAGCAAGACTGGGTTTAAAAACGTGAGGTGCGAGATCGCGTTAACCATATGCAGCATGAAATTTAAGAATCACTTCATTATTAATGAagttaaaagttcatgcatgatatatcctttcttcaagaaaatatatcacTAACCTGCAGATCGATCGATATGTTCTTGATCAGCTCGGCAAAGGAAAGGGAGAGCTATTTGAATCAGTTTTGGAAGACTTATACAAGAGTGGAAAGGTATAGGTTGGTGAAGTGAAGGGAatgaaataatttattgaattgTATGATCATCAAATGTTGTTGGTGATAGGGTCGCGTATTGTCTATTTATACCATATAATAATAAAGCAATTTCAAATAGAGAAAATATactataatttttataattattcttATACTCCCAAAGGCCTACGCTAAAAAtttgtttatattatattataatataaaaggGTGAAGATCATACAAGGACGAGAGGACAACTCAATAGATTTAGAGgaatcaaattttatttttttaaaaaaaattatacattaatattttaattttcccAATTGAAATAGTCGCGGTGTTAGGTCTTTGGTTGAATGAAATTCAAGATTCAACGACAAAAAAGTGTATTaaattatgtatagatataagATTATAATTAGTTCTATTTGGATAATTAATTAGCTATGTTAAAAGTGGGCGTTTTGTTTTAAGGAATATTATGTAcatactattttttttattacggCAGAATCCGCAATCTCTATTTTTGATACACACTAATAAATCTTTAGCTAACCTAATATTCTGCGAATTATATCACTCgatccataatttttttttgaaaatatgtaaATACTATTGATTACGCGTGATGTGTAGGGGGCAGATAAATAAATAGTTTAATATGAAATTAAAGGCTTGTTTGGACGGCGGCGTGACACTAAATTTCACGCCATTCCTGAGGTTTTGGTTTTTCAGAGTAATACTAATCTCTGTCCAGATATTCGTCTGAATTATAAATATCGATAATCATTTGCCTCATTTATTTAAGCAACAACCTAAAACCATATGCTTTTTtgatcataaaataataattactaAAAAAGTTTAGAAtacataaaattttgattttattttatcaaaatcttgaaattcGTAGATATAGCACTTGAAGATGCAAATTTACATTAAGatgacaatattttttttactgtctctatagttaattaaatattttgtaaatttatCAATAGCGAAATAGTCATTAGTATActctcaaaaaaatatttattaataatatattaataataaacatatatatatatatatgtatgttgttgtttattgttattattatttatttgaaaatatatatgatGTTGTTTATAATGTATACGTATATCATATATGATTTACAATAatgttatttaaatttaaattaggcATAGACCACCGCGGACCTCGTCTCTTTGTTGCGCCGCCCTTTCACAGTGGCACCAGTAATACATGGCCACGTGGAATAGGCCCAGCTGTCTGCTTCCAAAACCTAATCATTTGTGTTCTAAATGCTAGCgagaaattttcaaatatataccATAAATTTAGGTCAAATATTAGATAAaacaattatttgaaaatgttaCATGTTTTTCAAACTGAACGACGTATGAGCTCAAACTGTAGTAAATATGATTCGAAATTCAATTTTTTacacaacatatatatatatatatatatagacacacacacacacgtttctGAACTGGAACTGGTTATCTAATTAAAACTTTATCTCGTTCTATTATATTCGACGGCACTCCGATCTACTTGCGTTGAGTGTGTCTCAAGAGATAATAAGCAACAGTCATTTGTTTAATCTCTGTTTTataatatcattattttttaagaaaataaaatgaaatattaaattggCAGCTTAGACAAAGGACCCGACCAACctgatatataaaattattaatacaAATGTTTAAGCATTTAAAGTTTTTATTACTTAGTGTGGTCCATAATTGTTTGAGATTAagcaatttaaaaaatttagcgATATAGATTTAACTAACGCAATATTAACTTTGAGGCAACTTCCTCGTCAAGTTTTACAAATTTACTTTAATTATCCATTGGATTTGGAGGTTTACAGGTACCTAATTTTCACCAccgaaatattatttttttccccTAATTTTTTGGTAATATCGAAGTAAGAAATTGTGTACATAAGAAACCTGAGTCACTATtctttataattaaaaaaataaattgaaaattacTATATACtttgaaagaaagatggtaaaaactttttgtgagacggtcttactgttcgtattttgtgagacggatctcttatgtgggtcatccatgaaaaaacattacttttaatgctaagagtattaatactttttattgtgaatatcggtagggttgacacgtgtcacatataaaaattcgtgaaactctctcacaaaaaacctagaCAGTGCAAGATTAATTAATGGATTAACGAGTACGGATACATAAACTTAATTACAAAAATGTGTGATTAACTACATTAAAGAATGACTTGCTTTTACCATGTAACCTAATAATTAAGATAGTTCAGTTTTATACATATAATACACACACACTCTTCATGCGTGTCAAAAGATCATTTATTGGATCCagttttggatatatatatatatatatatatatatatatatattgacacGATACATACAAGAACAGATACCAACCATTTGCCCTGAGGGTAGCACGAAAATTTCCCCAACCCTACAAAAATTTAATGAATTTGGACCATTAGGGCTTTGTATATTAGATCAATTCTAATCAATAGAGAGGCTAGAGTGAGCTTTCGGAATCGATGTTGACAAGTGTGGTAAAAGTATAACGAAAAGTGTTAGTTTCAACTCATGAATTTCTCTTACGCATGGCTATATCAACTTTTGTTTTAGTCACCTAATACCATCAAATATCAATGCTTAAAGTTTATTCTCAATTAAGAAAACCCTTTTTTGGATATATGCATGGTTCCACATTCATTAGCATGCAGAATATGGCTAGGAAACTTTCAACATTTTGATCACTCTTCccggaaaatatatttttgtccAAAGTATGCAAACTTTACCTCTCGATCTTGTCTAGACAAAACCAAAACAAATCAGAATTTCTGCATATTAGTTATAAGAATAATAGCAAATAATTATTCGTACCGTAAAATgaaattttccaaatttttttcTTGGGAAAATATGATTGTTTCCTCCATCAATTGGAAATCAGCTTTTTTTTCACCTTTACAGAACATCAGAGTTAATATTAACTACAGaaacaattaaattaataaaaactaaaaaaaataattgttccttaatttaaattttgattgattacccctcttaattaattaaattaagacAGATGTGGGCCCTGAAGTTTGCTAAGCAATCCACACATCGTGCGAAAAGATTTGCAGCGTTAATCGATCTTTATAGCCCTTTCCGAGTCCGAAAAGGTGATGCCCCCAATTGAACTTTGCTTCACATGCAGAAAACAATATATATGCATGGGGTCTTCAAGCTCAAGATTCAGTACTGATCAAACTTATAACTTTCAGATTTTCCACCAGAATACATCATGTAAAGTTCAGGGCGGTCGATTTTACGCAGCATGGATTTTCTTGAATCCGGTTTCTAATGTGAACATTGAATATAGAAAAAGGAAGCACtatcattttaattaattcattggatatgtatatgtatatgtatatgtgtgtgtgcatatatatatatatatatggtgcAAACATATATATGAACAAAGCCTGAAGAGATTAAATTGCGGGGAATCGATTAGTTTGAACACTTTGGGCACAAAATCATTGAATTCATTTATATGATAGTAACGGAAAGATAGAGATCAATGAGCTCAGACTAACGATCGAGATTACAAgcaaaaataacaaatatattatccaaagaatttttaaaatataattatgtaTCTATCAGTTTCTATAATTTCATCCATAGATATCTTAAAAGGGTCAGATTGCTTTAGCAAAGCAAGAGTAACAGTGTAAATCAAGCAAAGGAGTGTTTTTGGGGCGGTTTGTGGGACTAAGGAAAATGTTATGAGTCTTATGACACTTGAACATGATTCTTGGATTAACTTCTTAGCAACTATATATATAATCTTTTAGATACACATATAAGTATATATGGGATTCTGGTGGCGGTAACTAAGCTTGAAAATGACTTCAACAAAGCTTCTAGATCCAGTAGTGTGGACCCAAGTGACCATTTATTAACTGAGACTGATTATGACATGCCTCCACACAATACCAAATATATTGTATTGTCTCTCATTACATCATTGGACAGCAACGGTTTGATGATTGACGTATCACAAGGTTATTCCTTTTTATCCAAATtggtgtgtatatatatacacacacatatatatatatataaatggtgGTGTATACTTTTTTGAAAATGTCCTTTCCTCattaaatttcattattttattggGCATTGCAAGAGGGATGATCATAAGAGCCAAAAAGTTGTACCCATAGACGATTGCTTCATTTCAAGTTATAATCAATTTGGGCGTTTTCGGAATCAGTTTTCATATCTTTACGGACCAACAGTCCAACATCACTTGGGATCCTCCTCACGTTGAGCTCGAAAAATATACAAGGTCCCAGCaacaagttttttaaaaaatattcaatataatcgtcatattttaaaagtttgatTAATGGCACAAATTTACAAACAacgggttttaaaaaaaaaactccttTATCCGATAAATGCAATCAAATTTTTAACAAACATTTGAAATTTTACAAGTAGCAGGTTCCTTTAACGTAGCACCTTATATTTAGCGTGCGAGGAAAAcaactttttattttaaagtttaaaggaAGTTTCTTTGGAAAGAACTAGAAGAAAACCTCGAAGACAAGCCCTGAGTCATGTTTTCGCGGTCAAGATTGACGCTTTGCCTTCCGGCAGTTAAATCCTTTTCACGGTCCCAAGGCTTCCATGGATGATTCCCCTCCCATTCCTGTTTCGCGGACTCCTGCTCCTGCTTCGACCTCTTCTTCACGCGACTCTTTGCTGACGCCTCCTGGTGCTTTTCTACCAATGATTTTGATCGTTTCGCCTTATTATACTCATCTACCAGTTCCGCTTCAGAACTCATTTTTCTTGTCTCTTGTTCATTTGAAGCTAGGGCTGCAGCTTCGTTGTAGGCTTCTAAATAACTGCAACAAATAGTTCAGTATCAGATATCAGATTCTATGAAGAATATTATGCAACTAAGCAACATGCACGAGCACTTACTTCATCTTTGCCTTTTGAGCTCTTTCTGAAGGTGTGTCGGTCCAAACACTGGTATCACCACGTCCTTCTTTAGAGCTCTTAATAAACTTACTTGAGTGCATGCTCACGCCAGGCTAGGAGGGAGAAGCTAATGTCAGGAAAGAAGTAAAAAATCGAACAACGCACAACTGAACTCTCAACACCAATCAACTTTCATGCATTTTTCTTGTTACTGATTACTGAAACAAAACTTTGTTTTATACAAGAACTTTAGACAAAGGGATTAGATTTCACAATGATCTGATTTGTCTCTTGGCCATCGATATTAGTTATTATCAACCTATAATCTTATTATCGTCTAAATTGGCAAATCACTAGAGGCGAAAGATGGGTAGAGAATTTTTTGACAAGATGATGTGTCGCTTTTGAACAATTCTATCACGCCTAGTCACACATTGAAGATGCATTACAGAATTCTCCAAGAGCGCATGAGACATTCAACATAACTATTGAACTTTGCTGTAAACTATAATCTTTACATTTAAGAGTCATATCACATGCCTTCTGCTACAGTTACTAATTCAGGTGCAAACCAGGTGGGTCTAAGCTCCAAGCCTCCAACTAGAAAAAAATTTCCCTGTATCATTTCAAGACTATTACGTGATGCGAGTCCTCCATATTTCTATGGAAATTTACATCATGTGTTTGGGATCGAAAGGCTAAGATTTGAGAACATCATATGGGAGAACTAGTCTAAGTGGAGCATAGACAAAGTCCGTGCAAATGCAGTGACCAAGAGTCTTATTGTGTACAGCTAGCATAGTACATTGTAGCTTTTAGAAATTTAACCTGAATTACAAAGGTGCCGAAAAAGAGTGTCTATGACAGCATTGAACTTACCTTTCTTTCAGGAGGTAATGTCGTCATCCATTCTTCTCTCTTTGGGGCCGTTTTAACATCcaactctgccaaaagtatgTCATCGCCCTTCATAGATATACCTACCAGCaaagaatttcattttcataaCAAAATCATTCTCATTAGCTAAATATTTTCGAACCTATTCTTACCAAGACAATTATGATAACTGAGACCTTATAATACCTGATAAAGAAAAGCTGGAGATATGGCACACAGAAGCAGTACAGATTTAATCGATTCACAGGCTTTATGTTAAATTTTTTCAATAACATCCAGGAGCGATAGAAGAGCAGGGTGCAGGGTGCAAAGGATTAATGAGACGTGTCGAAAATGGTTATGTATGAAGTGTGCGAGTGCAACTCAAACTATAAGGTCAAATCTATTCAAATTTGCCTGTTCTGCAATGGGCTTGAAACTTCAGTCACGAATACTACACCACTTGAGCTGACTTTAATCAAGAAGATATTTAATTTAACAAATTGACTGACTACAAGCAAGTTTTTTTCGCCCACCCACTTCATGCACACGTATCACACAAAATTTTCCAGAAAATACCACACCTTGCAGACGTCTCCATTGTGCAGCCTCTCGCATGACTTTCAGCTCTGCCTGCATAAAATTAAACAGTTTTTGTCATGAAGCAGCTCTATGGTTCCTGTCACACTGTATACAGCGACATATAGTACCTGAAATGATTCTTGTTCCTCCTTCAGCTTTATTTTGTCTTCTAGTGCTTTTCGCTTCCAAAAGAGAATATATTTATGATGTAACTCAAAATTCTTATCTAACCTAATATTAAAAATTACAGAACTAGTAAATGCTTTCTTCAATATAAATGAAGAAACTCGTCGAAGTACTTACCTTATCAGGATCTTGTAAATCCTTAAATGCTTTGTTCAACTTAGCAAATGCTTGGTTAGCTTGAGGGTGAGAGCATTTGTCAGGATGGACCATCAGGGACAACTTCCAGTACCTAAAAATAACATTACAATTTATATCATCTTTTTAGCCACGTATTCTAAAAAGAGCGGATTCCAACCATATTGGCATTCACATACATCAAACCTTGATATCATGACCTACCATAAAACACACCTATTTTTTTCTAGTTTCTGAGATGGTCGGAGAGCTATAGAACGAAGAAACTGAATGTTACAAACGATACTTAACACACAAATGGTATGAGATTTTTCTGTTCATCCTAAAATATCATTACAAGTATACCTTTTCTTCATGTTTTCAGGTGACATTTTTATGGTCACCCCCAGAACATCGTACGGACTAGCTTCTTCAGCACCGATTATTCTTGTAATCTGAACATAAATTATTTGAGTCAATCCCACGCaatgataattaaaaaattgattGCATAAGCAACCACCAAATTAGTATGCTGTGTGATGGAAAGTCAATAGAACAaatatttatatcaaaacttttaaaaagTTAGAAGTGTCTGCCCAtcaaataagaataaaattCAGAGCAAAAATTGAAATTCAGGGGATACAAGAATAATAAGGTACTACTatcagtaaaattggaagaTGAAATAAACCTCCTCAAAACGCTCAGCTTCATTGGCAGACTCAGCTTCTTTAACCATAGCTGGAGGTGGCGGTCCTATAAATAATTCACTGTCTCCGTCCAACTCAGCTTCTCTGTTTGTATAAAACGTATTAGCAAAGCATTCATAAGATGGGCCTAATAGTTCTGCATCTAGCAATAGCGTGAATAAATAAACAACAATCAAGATACCTCAGTTCAGCTTCTGCTGCTGTTAGTTTAGCAGCAGCAGCAAGTAACTCAGCAGAAGGCATCTCAGGTCCAATGTTCCTAAAAGAACCAACAGATAGGTAATGATTCGAATGGAGCGTAAAATCAGTGAATGACAAGAAGAGGGAAGGAAAAAAGCTAACACTTAAAACTTTCTAGACAAATTCTATTTCATTCACGTAAAATAAAGAGAGAGTTATTAAATGGTCTCCATTACATACTCTCTAATATATTACAAAACGAGTGGGTTTAATGTACCTATAGCAGGATGACAGTTAAGAGAATTGAATTATTATATACAGGCAAATGATGGACGAGTGGGACACAGAGATGAAAATTAATACCTCCTTCTTGTGACAATAGAATCTTGTTTTGTATCATCGACATTTTTATTCACGTGTCTAGATTCTGATACGACCAAGGGTGCCTCCTCCTGTGAATCCAAATGATCAAGTTGGTTTTGAGGTTGCATTTGAGAGCGGATAATTGGACCTACAACCTTCAGGGTGGGGGTCGCTTTGTGTGGTAGTAGAAACACTCGATCGCCGTTTTCTTTGAGGTTCAAGCACGTGAATAACTTTCTAAGATGCTTAACTAATGACCTTTCAGATAATCCCCTTATATCAACAGCTTGCCCTTGGTCTATCAtcaacaaaagctgaataaaattttaaaggATAATTAGTTACGAAAACAAAATTCAAGTTAAGAAAAATGTATAAACATGGATTCCAGTAAAGTAAATTTCGTGATAGCAAGTTCAGCATCTGAAAAATTTATGATACAAACCAGATGTGacagaaatttaattttttatccaaaaacaAAGCTCGGTCATGACTCATGAATATAGAGGGTGAAAGAGTTTCATTTATCAAATTCACTTGATAATTGACATCAAATAATACAATCTCCAAGTAAAGGCATCACATATCAAAAAGATGGTTTCGTTTATGCCaacaaaacaataaaaatagtgAAATTACCTGTTCCAAATCCCCGGCAACGGCAGGAAATTCCTCCAGTATATACTTAACAACATCCTCTGGATTCTCCAACTCAGTATCCGACCCAGACAAACTCTCATCAGATTGAaaccttcttttctttgtctcCTTCCGTTTATGCTTCTCCCTTTCTCTTCTTCCGAGGACCTTCCTCCTCCGCTCATGATCTTTCCGGGACCTTTTGCTCTTATGCTCCTCCCCCCTCAAACGTCGTTTGCGAAGCTTCGATGACGATTCAACCTGGTCCTCAGAAGATGATGTGGCACTAGAGCTTCTGGTTTCCGGTTTTCTGGAGTCGCCTCCCATGGAAAGGGATTTCAGTTTGGGGGAATTTAGGGAAAAGCGACTCcactattatttattttaaaaaacgatGCACAAGTCAATTTACATAAATATTCTTCCGTTTGATTAAATTTATCTTAATATTATATTCATCCATCTCATTCAGTCGACTCCAACTTCCGTCGACCTCCTTCCATTTTCATTCCGACGATGATTCTCAATGTAAATCGTCTTTCTCTTCCGGACGACGCAGATACTTCTAATCTAAGCAAACTTAATCGATATAATGACCAAAAATCTGATAATATTATTGTTTATTTCGATTTATTTCTTCTATTTTTTCGACTTTCTTGAAGAAGAAAGGGTCGACCCACGCTTGAATCGACAAAAGCTTATGTCGACCCAAGCGGTCGACCCACACTTGGCGACCAAGCGCTTTTGGTCGACCCGCTATTTTTTGGTCGACCCAAGCTCCATGGGGTCTCTACCAAGGCGACCAAGCAGTAGAAGTTTGGGTCTACCAAGCACTACTTTGGGTCTATCACTTGGTACTCAAGCGTGAATCGACCAAGAACTTGGGTCGACCAAGTTTTGTGTGTTCGTTATGTATCTACCTGGCATCAAGGGATACAAGCTTTATGACATCAATACAGAGCAATTTTTTGTTTCTTGCGATGCtgtttttcacaaaaattcCCTCAATTCTCGTTCCCATCAGTTGGAAGATGTTGACCCATTTCCTGATTTGGTGTTACCAATCAACCAAATGGACTTGTTTGTGTCTGACTCTCAAGATGTTGTTTCAGCCATGCAACCCATTGAGAAATTGCTTCAGTTGATCCACTTGTTCGCCGGTCTACAAGAGTGACACATCCTTCATCTCATTTGCGAGATTATCGTTGCAATCTACTCACTGATAGCAAGACCCTTAATACTTCTTCAATTGAACATTACCCTATGTCTAGTTATATTTGATATGATGGGATGAGTCACTCATGCAAAAATTTGACTTTCAGTGTCTTCATAGTATGAACCATAATTATTTCTTGAATAGCCATACTTTTGACTTTGAAACTTCTTCGTGCCCTTGCCGCAAGCCAATCTTGGAAATTAGTTTAATCGGACGTTTACAATGTTTTCCTACACGATGATCTTTTTGAATAGGATTTTACAGATTTCCCACTCGAGTATATTCGAGAGGTGTGGTCTTTTCAATCTGTATACTCCAAGTTTTCATAGTTCATTGTTCGATTGAGATTTACTAAGAATAAGTCTGATTACTCACTCTTCACACGCAGTTCTGGAACACATTTCATTTTCATGTCAGTTTATGTTAGTTTATGTCGAATATATAATCCTAGTTGGTTTATCCTCACAAACCATCGATTCCGCCAAGCTAGTTCATAATCAGAAATTTAAACTTGCTGATCTAGGTGGCTTGAAGTTTTTCTTGGGTTTGAAAATAGTTCGCTGTGCTGTTGGTATAGGTTCTTTGCAACGAAGCTACACACTCAAGCTTCTGGAAGACATTGTGTAATAACATTGTCCCacatgaaaaatttgaaattttaaaatggatttaaaattatatacacTTGATTTTTATAACAACTTATattaactattttttttaaaaatcttgaacataaataaaatagttGTTATAAGAGATCGTTATGCCATTACACAGACATGGGCCAGAGCCCGGTTGTGACACACTGGCTCGTTGTCTTCAAAGCCTGTAAACGTTCTTATGGATCCCAAAGTTGCTCTTAATTCTGACAACTGTTCATGGTATAGAAGCATCATCGATCACCGGTTGTACTtgaatatttcatgctttatattacCTTTGTGGTTCATCAAATTAGTAAATTTTAGTCTTGTCCCCGTACTCCACATTTTCTAACAATCCTAGGCACGTGTCAGATAATCTGGTTAGTCGAGCAGTTCAGGTGGGATACTCAATTTGTGGATAGTGGTTTTCAATACCTGAACCCGACCCCCCACTGTTATGACTGCACGTGTATCATTGAAGAAGAAGGTCGGGTAATCTAGTGAAGATCTTTCAATCCAAAGATAATAATaatggt is part of the Primulina tabacum isolate GXHZ01 chromosome 18, ASM2559414v2, whole genome shotgun sequence genome and encodes:
- the LOC142533015 gene encoding uncharacterized protein LOC142533015 — protein: MGGDSRKPETRSSSATSSSEDQVESSSKLRKRRLRGEEHKSKRSRKDHERRRKVLGRREREKHKRKETKKRRFQSDESLSGSDTELENPEDVVKYILEEFPAVAGDLEQLLLMIDQGQAVDIRGLSERSLVKHLRKLFTCLNLKENGDRVFLLPHKATPTLKVVGPIIRSQMQPQNQLDHLDSQEEAPLVVSESRHVNKNVDDTKQDSIVTRRRNIGPEMPSAELLAAAAKLTAAEAELREAELDGDSELFIGPPPPAMVKEAESANEAERFEEITRIIGAEEASPYDVLGVTIKMSPENMKKRYWKLSLMVHPDKCSHPQANQAFAKLNKAFKDLQDPDKRKALEDKIKLKEEQESFQAELKVMREAAQWRRLQGISMKGDDILLAELDVKTAPKREEWMTTLPPERKPGVSMHSSKFIKSSKEGRGDTSVWTDTPSERAQKAKMNYLEAYNEAAALASNEQETRKMSSEAELVDEYNKAKRSKSLVEKHQEASAKSRVKKRSKQEQESAKQEWEGNHPWKPWDREKDLTAGRQSVNLDRENMTQGLSSRFSSSSFQRNFL